A region of the Lentimicrobium sp. L6 genome:
CCCAATTTAGCCTTTTCGGAGGAGTCCATATTTAATAGTATCGGAGAATATTTTATTGCGTCAAAGTAAAGCGCAAGCTCAGCCCACCACTAGTAGTGGAATTAGGATACTGATTGGCTACATGAGGCTTATTCATAATCCTATCGAAGTATAATCTTACCGTAAACTTCTGACTTACCATATAGTCGGCCGAGAAGTTCAGAGAAGTGATTCTTTGTCCGGAACTAATCTGGTCAATATCTTGATCTAGCCTCCTGAGGATGGTCATATTATCACGAACAGAGAAGTCAATTTTTAAGTTCAAGTCAGAATTAAGCTGCTTTTTACTTCCTTTACTTCCAAGGGTTTTAATGGCAAATTTCACATTCTTAATTCTATATCCTAGTCCAATAATGTATTCATTGCTCGTAACCTCTGTCAACTGATTACCTACAAAACTCAATGATAGATTCCTCGATTTCTTAAATTCTAAATTGGTTAATAAGCTATTATTCCAGGTCATATCCAGCTTAATCAATGGACTAAACTGCTCAGAGATACTCAATAAGGTCATGTCGTACTGATTTATGAAATCACCATTGGTATTTAAGGCGCTTGGATGACCAATATCGTTCACGTCGTCGTAATTTACATTACTAACATATGAACCAATACTATAAGCTGATCTATAACTATGAGTAACGGTTACGTTTTTGAATAGTTTTCTCAATGCTGGAATCTTACTTAATCCCTTATAGGTCACTCTCCAGTTAGGGAATGGGATTTTAGGGAAATAATTCATAGGAATAGCATCGGGAGAGCGGTTGGTATATGCAGCTACAAAAGCACCATGAAGCACATCCTGTGAAGAAGCACTATATCCTGAAGGGAATCCCGTAGAATCGATGGTTCCTCCATTATAATATGGGTTTTCGCCAGCTAATCTTTTGGCCATTTGAAGGCGATATTCCTTCATTTTAGAATAAGATTTAGTGCTATTATCATCGGCTACTTTATCAAAAGAAGTACCAATGGTTAAGAAAGACATACTAAAGCTTCCTCTTTCCATTGGAGTATATTCTTGGAATATCTCAAAGTCACTATCGTATTTATAATAACTCTGTCTGGTATAGCTATAAGTTCTGGTAGCCGTTAATTCTATCCTCAAATCTCTAATAGGTTCAAAGGTAGCTCGAGCATTTAAATTCGTACTGTATTTATCGAAGTTCAGGGTGTTTAAACTGCTGTCTTGAGATAGCCAATAGATGTGATCGGAATACTTGGTAATGTCGTTCTCCCAACCGAATACATATCCTATGCCTGGTGCCATTTGTGACCAATTATTACCTATGGCTCCTGGCTCTGGATAGAAGCCTGGCATAAGATTACCTTTACTTTGCGACCAAGTTACAGAAGCATCTTTCCACATCATAAGGAATTTTAATGAGTTGTCAGCAATGACTTTAAATACTTCAGATTTCTTCTTGGTGGTATCCTGAGCTTGCTCATTGCCTCCTCTTCCTGTAGCACCCCGTCTGGCTGAGCTTTGTTTCTTATTCCTTCCTCTACTTTTTTGGTTTAACTTTTTCAGGTATGGGACTTTGTTATAAAGCTTCTCCATTCTGATATTACCATTTAAGGAGAGGGTGTTAGAATTCTCAATAGTATTTCCTAGCCTCACTTGAAGACTTTGTGGACTTGCAGTCCAATGATAATCCCCTTGATATCGGGCATTTGCCGTTATCCAATCGAAAATAGGAATCTTATTGATTGGAATAGAGTAATTCAAGGATATAGATTGGTCAAATTGATTCATTCTTCCTCCACTTACGATACTCGACCAGACACTATCTCGATAGAAGTCCATATAATTGGCGTCTCCACGGTCAATTCTACCAGCGGGCTCATCTATACTAGCTTTGGCTTGGGCAGAGTATTCCAATTTTAAACCTCTGGTCAAGTCAAATTTTAGATTGTAATTTCTATTCCAATCAAAGCGTTTGGTCCATGTCCAGCGCATGGGTACATCGCCTTTACTCTTATTCCTCATTCGCTTGTCAGCATATTCTCTGTTCACATCCATACGGAAAGAGAAGAGCTTGGGTATGTAGTAGAAATTGAAATCACGAATAATTTTTAGAGATTTTCCTCTAAAGATTTTCATCTTTTTAAAAGGCTCTACAGGTTTTGGATTAAGAGCTAGATTATATCCTAAACCTCCTCTGTATGTTTTCTGAAGATGGTATTCCACATCAATACTTCTATGGAATATCTCAGAGTAACTATAACTAACATCAAAGTTCTCAATGTCCCATGGTTTCTGTTTGGTCATTCTCTGACCTGTTCTGTCTTTTCTTACATTGATGAAGTTGATATTCTTACGAATAGTCACGTCTTGAGACAGTGCTTTTACAGAATCTTTTTGTGTTTTGCTGGCATATGAATCTAGATCTTTATCAAACTTGATATCAGGATCTAGGGGATTGTATTCTGGAGTTAAACGAGATTCAGAATAATCAAAGTGCATAGGTACTTTTACTCCCCATTCTTCTGGGAAAAGTTTACCAAGAGATAGGTTAGTGGCGATATCAAAATTGGTAATGTCTTCTTGTTGGCGATCATTAATTTTACTTTCTAATCCACCAAATCCAGCAGTACTGTGGGTTCCTGAAACTATCACATTACCAAAGTCAGCTAAGTCAACCTTAGCTCTTGCAGTGGCCGCCCAAGCCGATTTATTATCGAAATCAGTTACTCGTAATTCATTTACCCAAACTTCAGCACACTTTGGTAGTCCATCATCTTCAGTATCATTTACCCCTTGTTTTTTAGGGTTTCTAATACCAATCATAATGGCTCTAACATCGCTAAGGCTTGGTGCACCTAAGACGGTAATAATATTGTTTCCATCCATTTCTGAATAGGGTAATATCAGGCTGATATTCTCCGCATCGGCTCTTTCTGCTATATTTCTGTTTAATTTGGTATCGACTAGTTTTTCCAGCTCAATATCAAGGCTATTAGCATCAGGCCAAATGGCATTTGGATCAGAAGTTCCCCAATCTGTTAAGTTTAATGGAACTTCATATTCATAGTAGTTATCAGTGAAGTCAGAACCCATTCTAAGGAATAAGGTTAATTCACCATCCTCTAAATTATCATCTATATTGGATCGTTCAGCATGTACAAACATCTTTAAGCGTTTATATCTTCTGAAGTCGAAGTCCGTGGTTTTGAAAACGGCTCGTGCATCTCCATCTACCAATCCGCAAGTGAGAATTTGCATGGATTGCTCATTCTGTCTCTGTAAATTTGTAGTTCCAATATTTACTTCTCTATCAATACCCGGAGGTAATACATAAGGGATAGGTGTTCTTTGTCCGTTCTCTTCAATATTGATAGCAGCTGTTTCAAAAACAGTACCGCTCTGCTGGTCATTCGGGATATATTCGCCAGGGGAGAGCAGACTATACTCATATTTTCTCCAATCGCTTCTTACCAATTCTAAAGTAGCAAAACGTAATATAGTTTGCTCTTTAAATCCTTTCATGAACATCCTCATAAAACGGATGGAATTGAAATCACTGATTTGGCCAACCACCTTATTGGGTCTTTTAATCGGAATTTTAAACTGATACCATTTGGTGGTGATCTCATCACCATTTTCGTATTTCACATTATCTGCAACACGCATATCGGTGATGTATCCTCGTCCCACTTCCATGTCATCAGGATTTAAACTGATTTCGTATTGGAAATATCTTTCAGATTCACTTAAGGTATTGTCTCTATTGATGTCTTCTACGTCAGGTCGTGTAGTTCCAGTAGTAGAATAATTTTCGTTGGAGAATTCTGAAGCAGGGGAGTTGCCATCAGGTCCATTATACTTTTTGTATCTTTCGAGGATGCTCTCATATGTCACATCGTTATCATAATCCGAGCCTCTAAAATAGTGGAAGTTATCACCAGATGGGTCGGCATTAGCATTGGCATAGGCCGCAGATGCAGCACCATATTTATTAGCAATTATATCTAAATATTGTGTTTCGAAGAATCCTCGCTCATCGTCATCTCTTAAACCGTCGAATCCGACATCTTGAAAAGGTCTGGCTTCAGGTCTGTTATCAAAGGCATCAACTAAAGATTGTAAAGATGGAACCAAGCCCCAAATGGTAGTGTCCACGTCTACTTTTATTTCATCAACAGGTAAACCATTTTCAAATCCTTTTCTGCTGTCTCTTAAAACATCTTCCGAAACATCTCCAAGGTTAATGTATAATTCTCCACCAGTACTATTTGGATTGTTAGCAAATGGATCCATAATCCAAAATTCGAGATATTCAACATTGGTAGACTCAAAATCTGAGGTTTCAATTTCGCGCATGATACCTCCCCATCTGCTTTCAGGATCTAATAGGTTTCCAAACTCATCTATACCAGCAGTACCTCCAGCAACGGGTTCTACATCGTAGTTATATGGTCCTTTTGCAGTAGGATAATAGGCCAAGTTAAATACCGGAATGTTGGTTGGATATCCATTGGGGGTTTCCTTATTGGGGAAAACCTCTTTTTCTAATACTTGTCTAACTTCGTCTTTTGATAGCTCATCGGCAGTGATGTTTGGTGGACGCAGATTTCCTTGATCGTAGAATAATGGGTCGATGATATACCAAGCTAGTTTTGCTCTGTTTTTACCGTAATTCAGTCCAGTATTAAGTGCTGCTTCAGGGAACTGATCTATTTGGCCTTGAGGAGTACTGGCTAATACCCATCGGGAAACCATTTTTAAATCTATAGTAGATTTTGTTCCTTCAAAATCATCAATATATGATGTACCACTGTTTCCTATGGCACGGCTATGACCAGGTAAAAAGTGAGCAAATTCTCCGTTTAAGGTTACTAATGAACGGGCATCGGTTTCAATTAATGGTAATTTATCCACCATTTTTGTAATCCACCGCGATTCTTTTTGGTAACTCATATCTAGTCCCCAAATGGTATTATTAATAGGGTCGTCACCAATATTGGTTTTTTGAGTGATTGGCTTTTCACTTAGGTTTAAAATAGTACCACCTAAATGTAAATTGGGGTTCATTTCATAATCGAAATGGGCTCCCATCATTCTCTTTTGTTGAATGGCAAAAGCAGAATTGCTTTCCATAGAGATATTAATAGGTGTTCCTGAATTCAGAATACCTTCATTAATAATTCTTACTCTACCCAAAGTATAATCTACGGTATAATCTACATTTTCTGTTAAAGGAATTCCACCTGCTGTCACGCGTACTGAACCTGCAGGAACATTAAGTGCATTTAATGAAATTTCTGACCCAGAGGAAGATTTATAATATCCTTCTAATAGATATTTATTTTTTGCAGGATATTGTTGGGCTTCACTTTTGGTTAAACTATATAAACTATCGTAGCAATATAGATCTGCCAAGGCATCATCATTCAATTTGGTTCTTAAATAGTCTCCGAATGGTTCGAGCATGGTAAAGAATATCCGCCCATTAGAAGCCTGAATTGTTCCTCCATTAGTAGCAGCATTATTGATGAAGTCAAAAACTCCATCAGGATAAGGGTTGCTTTGTTGGTCCAAATTATCAAAATTCATCACCTCAATCAAAGGCACTCCTTTAATATCTTCTCCTCCTTGTGGTAAATATCCTTTTGAAACACCATCCTCGCCACCTGTGTAGAGGATGTTCATAATGAAGTCTTCACTATTAACTTGGTAAGCTCCAATATTATAAATGTTCTTCATCATTAAATCCCAAAGTGGGATGGAGGTATTAACAGAGGTGCTCTTTAAAAGTTTTACAATAAGCGTATTTGGAGCAATAATTCCCTCATCGGAGAATTCTCCCACTTGATATACCTTTTGTTCTGGGTCCCCAATAATCGTATATTGGTAGGCGATAGCTAAAACTTGGTCGGGGTTTAGTCTGGTATTTAAGGAGATAAAACCTAATTTGGTATTTACCGAGTATTCTGAGGTTTTTAATTTACGAGCCAATTCTACTTTCTCATAATCAATACCCGATGTCATTCCTTTTCCTTGTAAGTGGTTAGTGACACTGCTGATATTTCTGACCACATTGGTGTCAACAAAAGTTCTTAAGGTATTGGAGTTGTCATCAGGATAAGAGTTGCCAGCTACAGGATACAAATCTTGGAAATAAGGGTTATATTCCCCTAAATCTTGAAAGGCTACAATGTTTCTATTGTCAGTAGTTGGCGAACCAATGTTTGTCACCCAAACTTCAGTTTTGGTAATATTGATATTAGAATTAACAATAGGCAATTCTTTTAAAGAAGGCTCATAGTTTTCCTTGAAATATTCAGCCAATAAGAAGTGTTTGTTCTCTTCATACTGGTCAACTCTAAGCTCGAACTCATTGGTTTGTGCTCCTCCTTGTACTGTTAGAGATGAAGACTCACTCTTTTGTTGCGAAAAGACAGAAGTTACGGTTAATTTCCCAAATTGTAATTTGGTTTTAATACCAAAGAGACTTTGGCTACCTTGAATTAATGTAGAGGTTAAAGGAAGAGTTACATCCCCTGCTTCAATTAATTTGATGATTTCATCTTCGTCGCCTTCGTATTTTAATTTCAGCTTGTTTTCGAAATCGAAAGTGGCTTCGGTATTATAGTTGACTTTAAACTCAATTTTATCTCCAATTTTTGCCAATACATTCAACTGGATTTTCTGTTGAAAGTCAAAGTTGGTTACACTTTGCTGTCGAACGTTTAGAGCAGGGTCTTCTCGTTTGTTATTAACCACGCCAAACATTAATTCTGCCGAACCCTGAGGACGAATGTCGATGGTGTTTCCACCAAATATTCTGTCAAAAACTTTACCCCCAATATGAATAGATGGAATGATACCTCCATTGGCTCCTGCATTATTGGCATTAGAACGTTCTGCCCAGTAATTTTCTAGAGACTGTTCTTCTTCAAACTGTCTGTACTCCTGCATGTCCATCCTTTGGGGTGGGCGATAATCCAGTTCACCCATTTTATTGGTTACCACATATTGGTTGGTTTTAGGATCGAAAACTACATTTTGTTGTATGTTTTTGGGGTCTTGAAGGAAAAGATTAGAGCGTTGGGTTCCTCCGGTGTAAAACAAGTTATCATCTCCTTGAAAAGGAAATTTTAAATCAACCTTTTTTGTAGTATCGGTAGTGGTACTATCTGGTGGATTTAAAAATAAGGTAGACCCGATGGGTGCAGCCCATATTTTTTGGATTAAAAAATTGGGGATGAGCAACATCAGAGTAAACAATAGTAAAAGCAGTACCCTTGTAAAAAACCTCATTAAATATTATATCTTTTGCTAAATGGTATTGCTACCTTTAGTTCATCATTAACACTTTATTTTCTATAAAACCTTAAGGCTCGCCTTAATCAAATCTTCCACCTTATCAATCTCAGGATTTGAAGTAAAGACTTTCTTTAAACCTTTTTCAGCCATTTGCTTAGAGAAACCTAGGGCTATCAATGCAGATAACGCTTCTTCTTTAAAGGTATTGTGTTGGAATGGTAAATTATCGCCATCGGTTACCAATTTATCTAGTTTGTCTTTTAAATCGACAATGATTCTTTGTGCACCTTTCGCTCCAATTCCCTTTACGGCTTTTAATGCGGCCACGTTTCCGGTATCTATAGCTTCATAAACTTCATCAGAAGTCATCGAAGACAAAATCATTCTTCCTGTGCTCGGACCAACACCAGAAACGCTAATTAATTTCCTAAAAACTTCTCTTTCGTAAGTATCAAAAAAGCCAAATAAGGTTTGGGCATCCTCTCTAACTATAAAGTGAATAAAAAGCTTTACGCTTTCCTCTTTTCCTATACGGGAAAATGTGTTTAAAGAAATGTTTACGTAATATCCTACACCTGAGCAATCTATGACGGCATAGGCGGGATTCTTCTCAACTAATTTACCTTGTATATATTCGTACATCTTTTTAAAGCTGATTCAATCGCCAAAAGTACAAATATTCCTGAATTGAGTATGGAAGTATCAGATTTTGATGAAAATATCTTATGGTTCTAAATAGAGTTGTTGTTTGCGGCTGAAAATGAAAAAACCGACTCGGTATGAAAGTCGGCTTTTTATAGTAAATTGATGATCTTTATATTGTTTTATTTTCTCCTAGCTTCTTACTCTATTTCTTCTTGTGCTTCTTTTTTATTGGCCACCGGTAGTGCTGGCTCGACTTCCTTTTCAATGGATTCTTCTTCTACTTTAGCCTCCTCAAAATTCCCAGAATTTAATATCCAATAGGAATCTTTAGTTCTATGATTATAGAGGTTTCTTTGCCATTGGTAATCCATTTTAAAATGCCTTCTGATATTATTATCTATCATAATAGATTTCCCTTCAGGCACATATAGTTTTAATGTGATTTCTTGGCTTCTCCATTTAGAACTTTCGCCTAATTTGAAATACGGGTCCAGTAATAAACCTGTTGAATCAATAGTAAAATGATAGTAAGTATTTTCTATATTGATATTAGCCTGTTCTTCATTTTTCCCATTTGAGCTTTTGTATAGCTTCAGGGCGAAACTATTTTTATCATTTTCAATAATTTCTAATCTGGGTTCTCCATAAATTTCATCATCATGAAGGATGGGATGGTTATTATCTTGTGAAACCACAGTTTTGTTATCACTAGATAGTATATTTTGATAGTAAGAATTGGTATTTAATCTGATATTTAGTGTGTCGGATTGTACTTCTTCAAAATCGTATTTTGTGATTTTTATAGCATCTTTATGATAAGCTCTAATGGTAGTATAACTCATCCCTAAAGAAACAATGAGTGCCACAACCCAGGCCTGCCATGCTATGGTTCCAACCATTTTGTTTCTTTTTAAGTTAAATAGGAATCTAATTCCATGAAATACCATCATAATAATTGGAATGAGGACTAAAACTGTTAGTGCTGTTAGAGTGATGGAAGCATATTCATTAGCAATAATGAATTTGCTCATAAAAGCAGGGAAAGACATTCCTTGGATAAAGAAACCCTCGAATTCTAGTTCAGGAACTAGATTAAGATATAGAATTCCAAAACCAACTAATAATCCAGCACCATAAATGAATAGAATTAGTCCCAAAATGAATTTTAATATTCTGAGAATGATTCGTCCGAAGGCTTTAACAAAGGTTTCTATTTTTTGAAGTCCAATTTTGCGAGCCGGGCCTGTTTTATGATAGACTCCCATGGCTTCTTCTGAAAAATCAGAAAGACGATCTTTTAAATATTCTGTTTCTTCTTTTACTTTGCTTTCAATGTTTTTCACATTCACTTTTTTGCCTTCCATGCGGATGCGGTCACTTGTACTCGCAGCTTCAGGCATAAGTAGCCAAAGGCCTAAATAAATTAAAATGCCTATACCACCAGTGGTTACTAAAATCACAAAGATAATTCTGATAATAACAGGATCTAGATTGAAATATTTTCCTAAACCCGATGCAACTCCAGCTACATGTGCATTAATGGGATCGCGAAATAAATGTTTCTTGAATTTGTTGAAATGACTGTTTGGCTCAAAAGGCTCATCAGAACTATCTTCTTCCATTTCGTAGGGCTGTCCCATGATTTTCATGATATCATCCACGTCTTCCATGGTGATCACTGAAATCTGCTCTGGGGTTCTTTCCTTAAATAGCTCCGCGATTCTGGCTTCTATGTCGGCCACAATTTCATCGCCACCATCCTCTTTTTTAAAGTGAGCATTTAGTTTCTTAAAATACTGGGTTAATTTTTCGTAAGCGTTTTCATTAATATTAAAAACCCACCCGCTTATATTTATTGTTAATGTCTTTTCCATCTTGATATCGTTTAATGTTTTACAGATATGATTTTGTCGACTGCAGTGGTGAGTTCATCCCAACTGCTTTTCAGCATGATGAGCGAGGATTCGCCCAATTCAGTTAGCTGATAATATTTTCGTGGTGGGCCCGAGGTAGACTCTTCCCATCTATATTGGAGGAGTCCGTCGTTTTTTAAGCGAGTAAGTAATGGGTAGAGCGTTCCCTCTACCACAATCAGGTCAGAGCTTTTTAGTTTGTCAATAATGTCAGATGCATAGGCGTCTTTTTCGGCTATAATAGCAAGTGTGCATAGCTCTAAAACACCTTTTCGCATCTGTGCTTTTGTTTTCTCAATGTTCATTATACTTTTGTTTTCATGGGTAAAATTATAATACTATGCGATGCAAAGATAGTATAAAAACACAGTACTATGCAATACAAAGTACTAAAATATTTGGATATGACGCACTAGATGTTGTGTAAGGTATTGAAAAACAAAAATTAAAGGAGTAGTAAAAAGATTAAAAAATATTCTGTATGCTATCCATTAGCACTTTTTCATCCCCATTATGGAAGACCACATGGATAGGGATATAGAAAAGGGGACATGATTTTAGTACATCTTTATGTTCCGAAGTGGATAGTCTTTGAGCATCTTTTTCGGTTGTTACAATGAGTTTGTTTTTACTAAAAACATCGGTGTATGTTTTGTGAATGAGTTCAATATCTTTTTTAGTATAATTATGATGATCGGCAAAACTTAAAACAATGAGTTCGTTACAAAACCTTTTTAAGTAATCTTGAAGCGGGTAGGAGTTTGCAATTCCTTCAAATAATAGAATAGTAGATACTGTTGGCTCCTTCTTGAGTTTATTACCTTGATTAAAACTTATGAAACCATCATATTCTATTTTGGAGAATAGGAGTTTTTGATGGTCTTTAAGTTTGAGTTCATCTTCGAATCTTCTGCGGGTAATTGGTGATAAAACAACAGGGGTTTTAGTGATTACAATAATATCTGCTCTTTTTGCACCTCTTCTAAATTCTCTCAATTGACCGCTAGGAACTACATGGTCTATCTTATAAACATTATGAAAATCAGAGAGCATGATATTGAGATCGCGGTGGATAAATCTGTGCTGATAAGCATCATCCAAAATCAAAAGTTCTGTTTCCGGATGGGTTTGCAAAAGTTTTTTAGCTCCTCTGTTTCTATTCCCATCTACTGCCACTTTGATATTTTCAAATTTATGATAATATTGCAAAGGTTCGTCCCCTATGGTATTGGCATCTGATTCGGAATTGGCAATGACATAACCTTTTGTTTTTCTGCCATAGCCTCTTGAAAGTGTTGCTAATTGATATTTGTCATTAAGTTGAGAAATGAGAAACTCAACATGTGGAGTTTTTCCAGTTCCTCCCATACTTAAATTTCCAACCGAGATAATAGGAACCTGATGTTTTGTCACACGAAATACACCCCAATCGAAAAGTAAATTTCGAATGAAGGTGATTGTCCCATAAATTAGGGATAGTGGTAAAAGCAAGATTCTTAAGATAAACACATCACAAATTTAAGTTTAAGTATTACGGATCTCAAGTTTTTTATACGTGATTTTATAAGAAAAGTTCTTCTTATATTTTTTATAAAAATTAAGACATAAAAAAGATTCAAAACCATACCTTTGTGATGTTAAAGTCTTCGCGTTTTTTATAGATAAATATGATGAAATTAAACCAGTTACTTGGAGCTCTCAATAGGTGGGCCCCTTTTACATTGCAAGAATCCTATGATAATTCCGGCTTGTTAGTTGGAGATCCAAGCCAAGAAATTGAAAAGATCTTGATAAGTTTAGATATAACAGAAGAAATCATTGAGGAGGCTATTCAAGGAGATTTTGACTTAATTATTAGTCATCACCCTGTAATATTTAAGGGTTTAAAAAGTTTGACAGGTAAAACTCCAGAAGAACGAGTGGTGATGAAGGCTATTAAACACGATATTGCTATTATGGCGATTCATACCAATCTTGATAATGTTATGCATGGAGTAAATGCAAAGATTGCCGAAAAATTAGGGATTCAGAATTTCAAGATATTACTTTCTCAAAAAGGATCACTGAAAAAGCTAGCTGTGTATATTCCTAAGTTACATTTAGAAGAGGTAAGACAAGCTATTTTTCAAGCTGGAGCTGGCCATATTGGTAATTATGAGAATTGTAGTTTTGGTACAGAAGGAACAGGAACTTTCAAAGGAAATAAAAACAGTAATCCTTTTGTTGGAAAAGTAGGTCAGTTACATGATGAAGCAGAGGTGAAATTTGAAACCATTTTTCCGGCACATATACAAGGGGAAGTGATTTCGGCACTATTAAAAAGCCATCCATACGAAGAAGTAGCTTATGATATTTATCAATTAGAAAATAAAAATGATAGTATAGGTGCAGGGATTATTGGTGAATTACCAGAAGAAATGGAAGAGGGGGTATTTTTATCTTTATTAAAAGAAAAAATGGATGTTGGTTGTGTTAGGCATACTTCTTTAAGGCAAAAACCAATTAAGAAAGTGGCGCTATGTGGTGGTTCAGGGAGCTTTTTAATTGGTGCGGCAAAGGCTTCACATGCCGATATATATATCAGTGGGGACATTAAATATCATGAGTTTTTTGAAGCCAATGAGCAATTTATAATTGCTGATATTGGGCATTATGAAAGTGAACAATTTACTAAAGTTTTGATAGCTGATTTTCTTATTGAAAATTTTCCTAAATTTGCAGTCCAAATTTCGGAGCATCAGACAAATCCGATAAATTACTTTTAGCAATAGAATAAACATTATCATATGGCAAGGAAAAAAAAGGTAGTTGAAGTTGAAGAACCAGTTGTAATTCAACATACCAAAACTGAGGAAGAAATTAAGAATGAACAAAGACTTACCGCTTTGTATTCATTACAATTAATTGATTCGCAAGTTGACAAGATTAAAATTGTAAGAGGTGAACTTCCTTTAGAGGTTGAAGATTTAGAGGATGAGATAGCAGGTTTAGAAACTCGTGTTGATAAATTTGTTCAAGAAACTGAGGATTTAGAAAGACTAATCTCTGAGAAAAACGGTGCTATTGTAGATAGCCAAGCGCTAATCAAGAAGTATGAAGAACAGCAAATGAATGTTCGCAATAATCGTGAATATGATAGTTTGTCTAAAGAGATGGAATTTCAGAATCTTGAAATCCAATTGGCAGAGAAAAGAATTAAAGAGTTTACTGTTGAATTAGATTCGAAAAAAGCCAGTATTGAGCAGGCTTCTGCTAAGCTTACCGAACGTCGTACTGATTTAGAAGTAAAAAAATCAGAGCTTGACGATATTATTAAGGAAACTCGTGTTGAAGAAGAAGAACTAATGATTAAGTCAGAGAAGTTTGAAGAAATCATTGACCCCAGACTTTTAAAAGCTTATAAGAGAATTCGTGGAAATGCTCGTAATGGAC
Encoded here:
- the sprA gene encoding cell surface protein SprA — its product is MRFFTRVLLLLLFTLMLLIPNFLIQKIWAAPIGSTLFLNPPDSTTTDTTKKVDLKFPFQGDDNLFYTGGTQRSNLFLQDPKNIQQNVVFDPKTNQYVVTNKMGELDYRPPQRMDMQEYRQFEEEQSLENYWAERSNANNAGANGGIIPSIHIGGKVFDRIFGGNTIDIRPQGSAELMFGVVNNKREDPALNVRQQSVTNFDFQQKIQLNVLAKIGDKIEFKVNYNTEATFDFENKLKLKYEGDEDEIIKLIEAGDVTLPLTSTLIQGSQSLFGIKTKLQFGKLTVTSVFSQQKSESSSLTVQGGAQTNEFELRVDQYEENKHFLLAEYFKENYEPSLKELPIVNSNINITKTEVWVTNIGSPTTDNRNIVAFQDLGEYNPYFQDLYPVAGNSYPDDNSNTLRTFVDTNVVRNISSVTNHLQGKGMTSGIDYEKVELARKLKTSEYSVNTKLGFISLNTRLNPDQVLAIAYQYTIIGDPEQKVYQVGEFSDEGIIAPNTLIVKLLKSTSVNTSIPLWDLMMKNIYNIGAYQVNSEDFIMNILYTGGEDGVSKGYLPQGGEDIKGVPLIEVMNFDNLDQQSNPYPDGVFDFINNAATNGGTIQASNGRIFFTMLEPFGDYLRTKLNDDALADLYCYDSLYSLTKSEAQQYPAKNKYLLEGYYKSSSGSEISLNALNVPAGSVRVTAGGIPLTENVDYTVDYTLGRVRIINEGILNSGTPINISMESNSAFAIQQKRMMGAHFDYEMNPNLHLGGTILNLSEKPITQKTNIGDDPINNTIWGLDMSYQKESRWITKMVDKLPLIETDARSLVTLNGEFAHFLPGHSRAIGNSGTSYIDDFEGTKSTIDLKMVSRWVLASTPQGQIDQFPEAALNTGLNYGKNRAKLAWYIIDPLFYDQGNLRPPNITADELSKDEVRQVLEKEVFPNKETPNGYPTNIPVFNLAYYPTAKGPYNYDVEPVAGGTAGIDEFGNLLDPESRWGGIMREIETSDFESTNVEYLEFWIMDPFANNPNSTGGELYINLGDVSEDVLRDSRKGFENGLPVDEIKVDVDTTIWGLVPSLQSLVDAFDNRPEARPFQDVGFDGLRDDDERGFFETQYLDIIANKYGAASAAYANANADPSGDNFHYFRGSDYDNDVTYESILERYKKYNGPDGNSPASEFSNENYSTTGTTRPDVEDINRDNTLSESERYFQYEISLNPDDMEVGRGYITDMRVADNVKYENGDEITTKWYQFKIPIKRPNKVVGQISDFNSIRFMRMFMKGFKEQTILRFATLELVRSDWRKYEYSLLSPGEYIPNDQQSGTVFETAAINIEENGQRTPIPYVLPPGIDREVNIGTTNLQRQNEQSMQILTCGLVDGDARAVFKTTDFDFRRYKRLKMFVHAERSNIDDNLEDGELTLFLRMGSDFTDNYYEYEVPLNLTDWGTSDPNAIWPDANSLDIELEKLVDTKLNRNIAERADAENISLILPYSEMDGNNIITVLGAPSLSDVRAIMIGIRNPKKQGVNDTEDDGLPKCAEVWVNELRVTDFDNKSAWAATARAKVDLADFGNVIVSGTHSTAGFGGLESKINDRQQEDITNFDIATNLSLGKLFPEEWGVKVPMHFDYSESRLTPEYNPLDPDIKFDKDLDSYASKTQKDSVKALSQDVTIRKNINFINVRKDRTGQRMTKQKPWDIENFDVSYSYSEIFHRSIDVEYHLQKTYRGGLGYNLALNPKPVEPFKKMKIFRGKSLKIIRDFNFYYIPKLFSFRMDVNREYADKRMRNKSKGDVPMRWTWTKRFDWNRNYNLKFDLTRGLKLEYSAQAKASIDEPAGRIDRGDANYMDFYRDSVWSSIVSGGRMNQFDQSISLNYSIPINKIPIFDWITANARYQGDYHWTASPQSLQVRLGNTIENSNTLSLNGNIRMEKLYNKVPYLKKLNQKSRGRNKKQSSARRGATGRGGNEQAQDTTKKKSEVFKVIADNSLKFLMMWKDASVTWSQSKGNLMPGFYPEPGAIGNNWSQMAPGIGYVFGWENDITKYSDHIYWLSQDSSLNTLNFDKYSTNLNARATFEPIRDLRIELTATRTYSYTRQSYYKYDSDFEIFQEYTPMERGSFSMSFLTIGTSFDKVADDNSTKSYSKMKEYRLQMAKRLAGENPYYNGGTIDSTGFPSGYSASSQDVLHGAFVAAYTNRSPDAIPMNYFPKIPFPNWRVTYKGLSKIPALRKLFKNVTVTHSYRSAYSIGSYVSNVNYDDVNDIGHPSALNTNGDFINQYDMTLLSISEQFSPLIKLDMTWNNSLLTNLEFKKSRNLSLSFVGNQLTEVTSNEYIIGLGYRIKNVKFAIKTLGSKGSKKQLNSDLNLKIDFSVRDNMTILRRLDQDIDQISSGQRITSLNFSADYMVSQKFTVRLYFDRIMNKPHVANQYPNSTTSGGLSLRFTLTQ
- the ruvA gene encoding Holliday junction branch migration protein RuvA; this translates as MYEYIQGKLVEKNPAYAVIDCSGVGYYVNISLNTFSRIGKEESVKLFIHFIVREDAQTLFGFFDTYEREVFRKLISVSGVGPSTGRMILSSMTSDEVYEAIDTGNVAALKAVKGIGAKGAQRIIVDLKDKLDKLVTDGDNLPFQHNTFKEEALSALIALGFSKQMAEKGLKKVFTSNPEIDKVEDLIKASLKVL